A single Schistocerca piceifrons isolate TAMUIC-IGC-003096 chromosome 6, iqSchPice1.1, whole genome shotgun sequence DNA region contains:
- the LOC124803055 gene encoding uncharacterized protein LOC124803055, with protein MIENFPDELIIEILSHLSALDIVKGAQYVCQRWHILCKSPAVWKGKEQKIDGKHNTRDVVEIAKVIPHITSLCIGKSDNSDNFQAWFTGSHLYISSSIERDELKCIVDHLNIKNVSAPRSVISRCRSILFTDNVKLESLTVYMGNRPPPDKDDTFEPLVKQGSLARLRALHFFGARALSADTISLLCQSCTDLEELCLHQSNKVTSEALYNLKNCSKLKILQITDTAALKDLSFLKYCPGVTELDISQCYSLRPAAFQHLLHLKNLKRFHMRHSNVNGLPLSAMRESMKQLKIIDLYYSYGYSEREVVQLKRFAPHITVLEGTFNFDRH; from the coding sequence ATGATAGAGAATTTTCCGGATGAACTGATTATTGAAATATTATCACATTTGTCAGCTCTTGACATAGTTAAAGGTGCACAATATGTATGTCAGAGATGGCACATACTCTGCAAGAGCCCAGCTGTTTGGAAAGGGAAGGAACAGAAGATAGATGGCAAGCATAATACACGTGATGTTGTGGAGATAGCAAAGGTGATTCCTCATATAACTTCACTTTGTATTGGAAAATCGGACAATTCAGACAATTTCCAGGCTTGGTTCACTGGTTCACATTTATATATTTCCTCGTCTATCGAGCGTGATGAGCTGAAATGCATAGTAGACCATCTAAACATCAAGAATGTATCAGCTCCAAGGTCTGTTATAAGTCGGTGTCGCAGCATACTCTTCACTGATAATGTGAAATTGGAATCATTAACGGTTTATATGGGTAACAGACCACCTCCAGACAAAGATGACACCTTTGAGCCATTGGTGAAACAGGGAAGCCTGGCACGTCTAAGAGCACTGCATTTCTTTGGTGCCAGAGCACTCAGTGCAGATACAATATCCTTGTTATGTCAATCTTGCACAGATCTAGAAGAGCTCTGTTTGCATCAGTCAAATAAGGTTACATCAGAAGCACTGTATAATCTGAAGAATTGCAGCAAATTGAAGATTTTACAAATTACAGACACCGCTGCTCTTAAGGacctttcatttttaaaatattgtccGGGTGTCACTGAATTGGATATCAGTCAGTGCTATTCTTTGCGTCCAGCTGCATTTCAGCACCTACTACATTTGAAAAACCTGAAAAGGTTCCATATGAGGCATTCTAATGTAAATGGTTTACCACTATCTGCAATGAGAGAGTCCATGAAGCAGCTGAAGATCATCGACCTGTATTATTCTTATGGATACAGTGAACGTGAGGTGGTCCAGTTAAAACGGTTTGCACCTCATATAACAGTATTAGAAGGCACATTTAATTTTGATAGGCATTGA